The following are encoded together in the Methanosarcina flavescens genome:
- a CDS encoding FAD-binding protein, with product MEGKENETGYPVHSHDVVIVGAGLTGLRAAIETVDQGLDTAVISKVHPLRSHSVAAQGGINAALGNAVASDSWEAHAFDTVRGSDYLADQDAVEILCKNAPAAVIELEHFGAVFSRLPDGRIAQRPFGGGMFPRTCYAADRTGHNILHSLYEQLVGRQRKESENCENREPGKLSFYEEFFVTSLVKSGETLFEKGSKKEERCAGCTALNIADGNLHGFTCHSLLLATGGFGRLFDRSTNALINTGDGASLALRAGVPLEDMEFVQFHPTTLYGTNILITEGARGEGGYLLSNRNERFMKRYAPASMELAPRDIVARAIQQEIEEGRGFEGGYVLLDLRHLKEERITERLPGIRLICLNFAGVDPVKSPIPVQPGQHYSMGGVSVGNFLETELPGLYAAGECACISVHGANRLGGNSLLETVVFGKLAGQEIGKAFPASGYDRKEAEKAVLENLHRENARIKALLARKSGIKMHSLRDELRKTIFEHFGVFREGKKMEKGMEKLFQLKNRFHDVYINNKSKEFNYALIYALELEGLFDIGETVARGAIARKESRGSHSRVDYPQRDDNNFLHHTLYRLKEGKPVLESLPVRIRKFPVKERVY from the coding sequence TTGGAAGGCAAAGAAAATGAAACTGGATATCCTGTACACTCACATGATGTAGTTATAGTCGGTGCCGGACTTACAGGGCTTCGGGCGGCGATTGAAACTGTAGATCAGGGACTTGATACAGCCGTCATTTCTAAGGTGCACCCTCTCCGCTCCCACTCCGTAGCGGCCCAGGGAGGGATAAACGCAGCTTTAGGAAATGCCGTAGCCAGTGATTCCTGGGAAGCACATGCCTTTGATACAGTAAGGGGGTCGGATTATCTGGCTGACCAGGACGCCGTGGAAATCCTGTGTAAAAACGCACCAGCAGCGGTGATAGAGCTTGAACATTTCGGAGCCGTTTTTTCCAGGCTCCCTGACGGCAGGATTGCTCAGAGACCCTTTGGGGGAGGTATGTTCCCAAGAACCTGTTACGCTGCAGACCGGACAGGGCATAATATTCTGCATTCACTCTATGAACAGCTTGTTGGCAGGCAGAGAAAAGAAAGTGAAAACTGTGAAAACCGGGAGCCGGGCAAACTTAGCTTTTACGAAGAATTTTTTGTAACCTCCCTTGTAAAGTCAGGAGAAACCCTGTTTGAGAAAGGCTCGAAGAAAGAAGAAAGGTGTGCAGGCTGTACTGCTCTGAATATCGCTGATGGAAACTTGCATGGTTTTACCTGCCATTCCCTGCTACTTGCAACCGGCGGTTTTGGGCGACTTTTTGACCGTTCCACAAACGCCCTGATTAATACTGGGGACGGTGCATCCCTGGCGCTTCGGGCAGGTGTGCCTTTAGAGGACATGGAATTCGTGCAGTTCCATCCGACTACCCTTTATGGCACAAACATCCTGATCACAGAAGGTGCAAGGGGAGAAGGTGGGTATCTCCTGAGTAACAGGAACGAGCGTTTTATGAAGAGATATGCTCCTGCCTCCATGGAGCTTGCCCCAAGAGATATTGTTGCAAGAGCCATCCAGCAGGAGATTGAAGAAGGCAGGGGATTTGAGGGTGGTTACGTCCTCCTTGACCTGAGGCACCTGAAAGAGGAGAGAATTACAGAACGCCTGCCCGGGATAAGGCTCATCTGCCTGAACTTTGCAGGCGTTGATCCTGTTAAATCTCCAATTCCAGTACAGCCAGGCCAGCACTATTCAATGGGAGGAGTTTCGGTAGGCAACTTCCTGGAAACTGAACTCCCTGGGCTGTATGCTGCAGGAGAATGCGCCTGCATAAGCGTGCATGGGGCAAATCGGCTAGGAGGCAATTCCCTGCTTGAAACTGTGGTTTTCGGAAAGCTTGCAGGGCAGGAGATAGGAAAGGCTTTCCCGGCTTCTGGATATGACAGAAAGGAGGCTGAAAAGGCTGTCCTTGAAAACCTGCATAGGGAAAATGCACGTATAAAAGCCTTACTTGCCAGAAAATCCGGAATAAAAATGCACAGCCTCAGGGATGAACTGAGAAAAACAATATTTGAACATTTTGGGGTTTTTCGGGAAGGGAAAAAGATGGAAAAAGGTATGGAAAAACTCTTCCAGCTTAAAAATCGCTTTCATGATGTTTATATCAATAATAAGTCCAAAGAATTCAATTATGCACTTATCTATGCCCTCGAACTTGAGGGATTGTTTGATATTGGAGAAACCGTTGCAAGAGGAGCTATTGCCAGGAAGGAAAGCAGGGGTTCCCATTCAAGGGTTGATTACCCGCAGAGGGACGACAATAACTTCCTTCATCACACTCTGTACAGGCTAAAAGAAGGAAAACCTGTGCTTGAATCCCTGCCTGTAAGGATTAGGAAGTTTCCTGTTAAGGAGCGTGTATATTGA
- a CDS encoding aspartate ammonia-lyase, translating into MNSRIEKDSLGEMEVPADAYYGIQTQRAICNFPVSGYRARPEFIRSYILVKKAAALTNQELGVLDRVRGNAIVSAADEVLSGLSGQYSDQFPVDIFQAGAGTSFNMNVNEVLANRALEILGRSRGDYSFLSPNDHVNMSQSTNDTFPTASCIAVIFAADRLIDVLASLSEAFQAKALEFSRIPKSGRTHLMDALPVTLGDEFGAYTAALLRASGRIEERRNDLLELPLGGTATGTGANTDPEYRELVISKLSELCKLPFRKASNSFEALQSRSQLAAFSGALRELALELIRIANDLRLLNAGPTTGISEIELPAVQPGSSMMPGKYNPVMAECLDMIGFQVVGNDTAVAFAAQAGQLELNVMTPVITSNILMSISLLTNYLPIFQNRCVEGIKANEDKCRAYLELNPILVTFLTPKLGYLKAAEIAKEVLDKRIPVKEVLVMRGLLSKEEADELLKIENLL; encoded by the coding sequence TTGAATAGTCGGATTGAGAAAGATTCTCTTGGGGAAATGGAAGTTCCAGCTGATGCTTATTATGGCATCCAGACCCAGCGTGCTATCTGTAATTTCCCTGTAAGCGGGTACAGGGCGAGACCGGAGTTTATCAGGTCGTATATTCTGGTAAAAAAGGCAGCAGCACTTACCAATCAGGAGCTTGGAGTGCTTGACAGGGTGAGAGGAAATGCCATTGTATCTGCAGCCGATGAGGTGCTTTCTGGGCTATCAGGACAGTATTCGGACCAGTTTCCTGTTGACATCTTCCAAGCAGGGGCAGGTACTTCTTTTAATATGAACGTTAACGAGGTACTTGCGAACCGGGCTCTGGAAATCCTGGGCCGGAGCCGGGGAGATTATAGCTTTTTGAGCCCTAACGACCATGTAAATATGTCTCAATCAACCAATGATACCTTTCCGACCGCCTCCTGTATAGCTGTAATTTTTGCGGCTGACAGGCTTATTGATGTGCTTGCCTCTCTTTCGGAAGCTTTTCAGGCAAAAGCCCTGGAATTTTCTAGAATCCCTAAATCTGGCAGGACACACCTTATGGACGCCTTGCCTGTGACTCTTGGCGATGAATTCGGGGCTTATACTGCTGCGCTGCTGAGGGCTTCAGGCAGGATAGAAGAGCGAAGAAATGATCTTCTTGAACTTCCTTTAGGAGGGACTGCAACCGGGACAGGGGCTAACACCGATCCGGAATATCGCGAGCTTGTGATTTCGAAACTCTCCGAACTTTGTAAATTACCTTTTCGAAAGGCAAGCAATAGTTTTGAAGCTCTGCAGAGCCGTTCCCAGCTTGCTGCCTTTTCAGGAGCCCTTCGAGAATTAGCACTTGAACTTATAAGAATAGCCAATGATTTGAGGCTCCTTAACGCCGGTCCAACTACTGGAATTTCCGAAATCGAGCTTCCCGCTGTGCAGCCTGGCTCGTCCATGATGCCGGGAAAATATAACCCTGTAATGGCTGAATGCCTGGATATGATAGGGTTCCAGGTTGTAGGCAATGACACTGCAGTGGCTTTTGCAGCTCAGGCCGGGCAGCTCGAGCTCAATGTTATGACCCCTGTTATAACCTCCAATATTCTTATGTCAATTTCCCTTCTCACAAACTATCTGCCGATTTTTCAGAATCGCTGCGTGGAAGGGATAAAAGCGAATGAAGATAAGTGCAGAGCCTACCTTGAGTTGAATCCTATCCTGGTAACCTTCCTTACCCCAAAGTTAGGGTATCTTAAAGCTGCCGAGATTGCAAAAGAGGTGCTGGATAAGAGAATACCTGTAAAGGAAGTCCTGGTAATGAGGGGGCTTTTGAGCAAAGAGGAAGCCGATGAACTACTTAAAATTGAAAACCTGTTATAA
- a CDS encoding acetolactate synthase large subunit has protein sequence MKASDLFVAQLKEEGVEYIFGLPGEENLDLLESLRTSGIKLIVTRHEQAAAFMAATYGRLTGKTGVCFSTLGPGATNLVTGVAQAQLIGAPLISISGQKALADNWQARFQLVNVIRMMEPLCKNAVSITDPGMIPTVIRNAFKHAEAERPGAVHIELPEDVAEEETEAVVQKRSEIKIPYPDPEAVKKAAAMICEAKNPLIIVSSGANRKAVTEELEDFVRQTGIYLVHTQMGKGVVPDDCTHSLFATGIHTRDYVNCGIDVADLIITIGYDIVEYPPYLWNRALDKQIINIDFVESVPDRYFNPTVEIIGDIASSIRELASCIPGRREFPVFEHTRSFIEEKINTVAGKSYPPLPQAVVQSVRKVLGRKDIITLDNGIYKLWFARLYKTYAPNTVLLDNALATMGAGLPSGIAAKLLNPERRVLAICGDGGFMMNCQELETAVRYGIPVVVLILNDNGLGFIKWKQKKLNFMDYGLDYGNPDFSSFARSFGAEGFRVRKDDDLEEVLERAFALNKVAVIECPIDYSVNYEIFSIELGKLACKF, from the coding sequence ATGAAAGCTTCAGATCTTTTCGTTGCCCAGCTCAAAGAGGAAGGTGTAGAATATATCTTCGGGCTGCCAGGCGAAGAAAATCTTGACCTGCTTGAGTCCCTTAGGACTTCCGGAATCAAACTTATCGTAACAAGGCATGAACAGGCTGCAGCATTTATGGCTGCAACATATGGGAGGCTGACAGGGAAAACAGGAGTCTGTTTTTCAACACTTGGGCCAGGAGCCACCAATCTTGTTACAGGTGTTGCCCAGGCACAGCTCATAGGAGCTCCTCTTATCTCCATATCCGGACAGAAGGCTCTGGCCGATAACTGGCAAGCCCGCTTCCAGCTTGTAAATGTTATCAGGATGATGGAACCTCTCTGCAAAAACGCTGTGTCCATTACGGATCCGGGAATGATTCCCACAGTTATTCGCAATGCCTTCAAACATGCGGAAGCTGAAAGACCAGGAGCTGTACATATCGAGCTTCCTGAAGACGTGGCTGAAGAAGAAACTGAAGCTGTGGTGCAGAAGCGAAGCGAGATTAAAATCCCTTACCCTGATCCCGAAGCTGTAAAAAAAGCCGCAGCCATGATCTGTGAGGCTAAAAATCCGCTGATCATAGTTTCTTCAGGCGCAAACAGGAAAGCGGTCACTGAAGAGCTTGAGGACTTTGTCCGACAGACAGGCATCTACCTTGTGCATACCCAGATGGGAAAAGGTGTCGTTCCGGATGACTGCACTCACAGCCTCTTTGCCACAGGGATTCATACCCGAGACTATGTTAACTGCGGAATTGACGTAGCTGACCTTATTATTACCATTGGGTACGATATAGTTGAATATCCTCCCTATCTGTGGAACAGGGCACTGGACAAGCAGATTATAAATATTGATTTTGTGGAGTCCGTACCTGACAGATATTTTAATCCGACAGTAGAAATAATCGGGGATATCGCCTCTTCAATCAGAGAACTTGCCTCATGTATACCGGGAAGACGAGAGTTTCCGGTCTTTGAGCACACCAGAAGTTTCATTGAAGAGAAGATAAACACTGTCGCCGGGAAAAGTTACCCTCCTCTCCCACAGGCGGTAGTCCAGAGTGTCAGGAAGGTGCTCGGGAGAAAAGACATAATCACGCTTGACAACGGGATTTATAAACTCTGGTTTGCTCGCCTTTATAAGACATATGCCCCAAATACCGTGCTCCTTGACAATGCGCTTGCAACTATGGGCGCAGGGCTTCCGTCAGGAATTGCCGCAAAACTTCTTAATCCAGAGCGCCGAGTACTTGCAATCTGTGGGGATGGGGGGTTTATGATGAACTGCCAGGAACTTGAAACGGCAGTCAGGTATGGAATCCCTGTTGTCGTCCTTATCCTCAATGACAATGGTCTCGGCTTCATTAAATGGAAACAGAAAAAATTGAATTTTATGGATTACGGGCTAGACTATGGAAATCCTGATTTCTCTAGCTTTGCCAGGAGCTTTGGAGCTGAAGGTTTCAGGGTTAGGAAAGATGATGACCTTGAAGAGGTTCTCGAGCGAGCTTTTGCCCTGAATAAGGTGGCAGTTATTGAATGCCCTATTGACTATTCCGTAAACTATGAGATTTTCTCGATAGAACTGGGAAAGCTCGCATGTAAGTTCTGA
- a CDS encoding cupredoxin domain-containing protein, protein MRKELAVFIILLSIFLAIGCADTGDEGGTEEGVTPAEGGEGAPEAGEGGASEERITPAETPAVPAEEEPAAPVEGETSELPIGDGETVEVAIEDNAFNPATVNISTGDTVRWTNLDTASHTVTGTGTNFRSEVLNQGDSYEFLFTEAGNYDYYCSIHPEMRGTVVVQEEAE, encoded by the coding sequence ATGAGAAAAGAACTTGCAGTTTTTATAATTTTACTCAGCATATTCCTCGCAATAGGATGTGCTGATACTGGTGACGAAGGTGGGACCGAGGAAGGAGTAACTCCGGCTGAGGGAGGTGAAGGAGCACCGGAAGCAGGTGAAGGCGGAGCAAGCGAAGAACGGATAACACCAGCTGAAACACCTGCAGTTCCAGCAGAAGAAGAACCGGCGGCTCCGGTAGAGGGAGAAACGTCTGAGCTTCCGATAGGTGACGGCGAGACTGTAGAAGTAGCAATCGAAGATAACGCCTTTAACCCAGCTACAGTCAATATCTCCACAGGTGACACTGTTAGATGGACTAATCTTGACACAGCTTCTCATACCGTGACAGGTACAGGGACCAATTTTAGATCTGAGGTTCTGAACCAGGGAGATTCATACGAGTTCCTGTTTACTGAAGCAGGCAACTACGATTATTACTGCTCAATCCATCCAGAGATGAGAGGAACTGTGGTAGTTCAGGAAGAGGCGGAGTGA
- a CDS encoding succinate dehydrogenase/fumarate reductase iron-sulfur subunit, whose protein sequence is MKLKVFRFDRKEGRLRYDTFEIEPSAGMTVLSALFKIQEEFDDSLAFRYSCRGAVCGSCAMLINKIPSLACQTRIESLLKGERRVKLSPFPGMEENISWDPKNEVLVEPLPSLPKIKDLIVDMDKFFEFYRAIEPTFKPASKPPEREYLMQPDAVKELEKYTNCILCAACVSACPVSGREKDFLGPAALAKLYRFHIDPREANNELRLMLANSKSGWWGCEFHANCRAVCPKGVPPIEGIGKARRQIKKSGMEPEQKF, encoded by the coding sequence ATGAAATTGAAAGTATTTCGATTTGACAGGAAAGAAGGGAGGTTACGTTATGATACTTTTGAAATCGAACCCTCTGCAGGAATGACAGTCCTTTCCGCTTTATTCAAAATCCAGGAAGAGTTTGATGATTCCCTTGCTTTCCGCTACTCCTGCAGAGGCGCAGTTTGCGGAAGCTGTGCAATGCTGATTAATAAAATACCCTCGCTTGCCTGCCAGACTCGGATAGAATCCCTGCTTAAAGGGGAAAGAAGAGTAAAATTGAGCCCCTTTCCTGGAATGGAAGAGAATATTTCCTGGGATCCCAAAAATGAGGTACTTGTAGAGCCCCTTCCTTCCCTGCCGAAAATTAAGGACCTTATAGTAGATATGGATAAATTCTTCGAATTTTACAGAGCAATCGAGCCGACCTTTAAACCGGCTTCAAAACCACCCGAGAGGGAATATCTCATGCAGCCTGATGCCGTAAAAGAGCTTGAGAAATACACAAACTGCATACTCTGCGCAGCCTGCGTGAGTGCCTGCCCTGTCTCGGGAAGGGAAAAAGATTTTCTGGGTCCTGCAGCTCTCGCAAAACTGTACAGATTCCATATAGATCCCCGCGAAGCCAATAACGAATTACGGCTTATGCTCGCCAACAGCAAATCAGGCTGGTGGGGCTGTGAATTCCATGCCAACTGCAGGGCTGTCTGCCCGAAAGGTGTTCCACCTATTGAGGGCATCGGAAAGGCCAGGAGGCAAATCAAAAAATCTGGAATGGAACCTGAACAAAAATTCTGA
- a CDS encoding NAD-dependent succinate-semialdehyde dehydrogenase: protein MKIKSINPYTEEVNWVYDSFSFAECESKIGKSRAAFSGWSSLPVEERTKYFSRAGEVLRQNTEIYAEIITKEMGKPIRQSRGEIEKCAWLCDYYAENAAESLKDEIVDTGAEKSYVTFEPLGIIFGIMPWNFPFWQVFRFAVPAMCAGNVCVIKHASNVPKSALEIEKVFIEAGFPENVFSSLLIDSKTAMQIIKEELVDGVSLTGSIGAGSEIGGLAGGLIKPVVLELGGSDPFIVLEDADIERAAQVAVKSRFLNTGQSCIAAKRFIVTEDVVVDFIEAFELEMQELKIGDPMDEETDIGPIAKKEFIDSLERVLRDAKKKGAEPHTYGEEHNKGFFFRPTLIPAASTDMKVCNVEVFGPIAPVITAKDEDEAVKIANSTEFGLGAEIWSRDLERAQRLAKRINSGFVAINGMVKSDPRLPFGGVKKSGVGRELSHYGLKEFVNIKTVVVNR from the coding sequence ATGAAAATCAAATCCATTAATCCTTATACAGAAGAAGTAAACTGGGTATATGACTCGTTTTCTTTCGCGGAGTGCGAGTCCAAAATTGGAAAATCCAGGGCTGCTTTTTCCGGATGGAGTTCATTGCCTGTTGAAGAAAGGACAAAGTATTTTTCAAGGGCCGGGGAAGTACTTCGGCAAAATACTGAGATCTATGCCGAAATTATTACCAAGGAAATGGGAAAACCTATCAGGCAGTCAAGGGGCGAGATTGAAAAATGCGCCTGGCTTTGCGATTATTACGCGGAAAATGCAGCAGAATCTCTGAAAGACGAGATTGTGGATACCGGAGCTGAGAAAAGCTATGTAACTTTTGAGCCACTGGGGATAATTTTCGGGATCATGCCCTGGAATTTTCCGTTCTGGCAGGTCTTCAGGTTTGCAGTGCCCGCAATGTGCGCAGGGAATGTATGCGTTATAAAGCATGCATCAAATGTGCCGAAGTCGGCACTGGAGATTGAGAAAGTTTTTATTGAAGCCGGGTTTCCGGAAAACGTTTTTAGTTCCCTGTTAATTGACTCTAAAACTGCCATGCAGATTATTAAGGAAGAACTGGTAGATGGAGTTTCGCTCACCGGCAGTATAGGCGCAGGCTCGGAGATAGGGGGACTTGCCGGGGGGTTGATCAAACCTGTAGTGCTGGAACTGGGAGGTTCGGACCCCTTTATAGTGCTTGAGGATGCTGACATCGAAAGGGCTGCGCAGGTAGCTGTAAAGTCCCGATTTCTTAATACCGGACAGAGCTGTATTGCTGCCAAGCGCTTTATTGTTACTGAAGACGTTGTGGTGGACTTCATCGAGGCATTTGAACTTGAAATGCAAGAACTGAAGATCGGGGACCCTATGGATGAAGAAACCGATATAGGGCCGATTGCAAAGAAAGAATTTATCGATAGCCTTGAGAGAGTTTTGAGAGATGCGAAAAAGAAAGGTGCGGAGCCTCACACCTATGGAGAAGAGCATAATAAGGGTTTCTTCTTTAGACCTACCCTTATCCCTGCAGCAAGTACAGATATGAAGGTCTGCAATGTCGAGGTTTTCGGACCCATTGCCCCTGTGATCACGGCAAAGGACGAGGATGAAGCCGTAAAAATTGCAAACTCAACGGAATTCGGGCTCGGAGCCGAGATCTGGTCAAGAGACCTTGAAAGAGCCCAGAGGCTGGCAAAAAGAATAAATTCCGGATTTGTAGCAATTAATGGAATGGTCAAATCCGACCCGAGGCTGCCTTTTGGCGGGGTAAAGAAGTCTGGAGTCGGGAGAGAACTTTCCCATTATGGGCTTAAAGAATTTGTGAATATAAAAACAGTTGTTGTCAACAGGTAA